From a single Mycolicibacterium mengxianglii genomic region:
- a CDS encoding resuscitation-promoting factor, with translation MNALTELHQTRSPILRTLVAAVLVVLVVAGGYAVTSRKTVTLTVDGAEMTVTTMKSRVMDVVAENGFEVDDRDDLFPAGDQRIHDADTITLRRSKPLEVSLDGRDSKQVWTTASTVDEALEQLAMTDTAPAAASRGSRVPLEGMALPVVSAKTVQINDGGTVRTVTLAAPNVGRLLAEAGAPLTQSDRVVPAPSSPVVAGMQIQVTRIRMEKVTERLPLQPTAQRIEDPTMNMSRQILEDPGTPGTQDVTYAIAKVNGAETGRLPVANIVVSPARDSVLRVGAKPGTEVPPVSNGVIWDALARCESNGNWAVNTGNGYYGGVQFDQNTWERQGGLRYASRADLATREEQIAIAEVTRGRQGWGAWPVCSGRAGVS, from the coding sequence TTGAACGCACTTACCGAACTGCACCAGACACGCTCGCCGATCCTGCGGACCCTCGTTGCGGCCGTGCTCGTCGTCCTCGTGGTGGCCGGCGGCTACGCCGTCACGTCGCGCAAAACCGTCACACTCACGGTTGACGGGGCAGAGATGACAGTCACCACGATGAAATCCCGCGTCATGGACGTGGTTGCCGAGAACGGCTTCGAGGTCGACGACCGCGACGATCTCTTTCCGGCCGGGGATCAGCGGATCCACGACGCAGACACCATCACGTTGCGGCGCAGCAAGCCGTTGGAGGTCTCGCTCGACGGTCGGGACTCCAAGCAGGTCTGGACCACCGCGTCCACCGTTGACGAGGCGCTGGAGCAGCTGGCGATGACCGACACCGCCCCCGCCGCCGCGTCCCGCGGCAGCCGCGTCCCACTCGAGGGCATGGCACTGCCGGTGGTCAGTGCGAAGACGGTTCAGATCAACGACGGCGGCACGGTCCGCACCGTCACCCTGGCCGCGCCCAACGTCGGCCGCCTGCTCGCCGAGGCGGGCGCACCTCTGACGCAGAGCGATCGGGTGGTTCCGGCGCCGTCGTCGCCGGTGGTGGCCGGTATGCAGATCCAGGTGACACGGATCCGGATGGAGAAGGTCACCGAGCGGCTACCTCTGCAACCCACCGCGCAGCGGATCGAAGATCCGACGATGAACATGAGCCGACAGATTCTCGAAGATCCGGGTACACCAGGAACACAAGATGTGACCTACGCCATAGCGAAGGTCAACGGTGCCGAAACTGGGAGGTTGCCCGTGGCCAACATCGTGGTCTCACCCGCACGCGATTCCGTCCTGCGCGTCGGAGCCAAACCGGGAACGGAGGTGCCGCCGGTGTCCAATGGCGTGATCTGGGATGCGCTCGCCCGCTGTGAGTCGAACGGTAACTGGGCCGTCAACACCGGTAACGGCTATTACGGCGGTGTTCAATTTGATCAAAACACGTGGGAGCGCCAGGGTGGCCTGCGCTATGCTTCCCGTGCGGACTTGGCAACTCGTGAAGAGCAGATCGCCATCGCGGAGGTCACGCGAGGACGCCAGGGATGGGGAGCGTGGCCAGTGTGTAGTGGTAGGGCAGGTGTCTCATGA
- a CDS encoding TatD family hydrolase, whose translation MAVSSRRSAGRDAPPSPLPLAPLIDAHTHLDACGATDAASVAEILDRAGAVGVEAVVTIADDLASARWAVQAAEWDERVYAAVALHPTRADTLDDAARAELEQLARHPRVVAIGETGMDLYWPGRLDGCADPDTQREAFAWHIDLAKRTGKPLMIHNRDADAQVLDVLRGEGPPEAVIFHCFSSDAEMARTCVAAGWYLSLSGTVSFKNATALREAAAVIPDDQLLVETDAPFLTPHPYRGAPNEPYCLPYTVRALADIIDVAEENLARKTTANARTVYSLNSTSD comes from the coding sequence GTGGCTGTGAGTTCGAGACGCTCAGCCGGGCGCGACGCCCCGCCGTCGCCGCTGCCGCTGGCCCCGCTTATCGACGCCCACACTCATCTCGATGCGTGCGGTGCGACCGACGCCGCGAGTGTGGCGGAGATCCTCGACCGTGCCGGTGCCGTTGGCGTCGAGGCAGTGGTCACCATCGCCGACGATCTGGCCTCGGCCCGGTGGGCAGTGCAGGCCGCCGAGTGGGACGAGCGGGTGTACGCGGCGGTGGCGTTGCATCCCACCCGGGCCGACACCCTCGACGACGCGGCGCGCGCCGAGCTCGAACAACTGGCCCGACACCCGCGGGTGGTGGCGATCGGTGAGACAGGCATGGACCTGTACTGGCCGGGCCGCCTCGACGGGTGCGCCGACCCCGACACCCAGCGCGAAGCATTCGCGTGGCATATCGATCTCGCCAAGCGCACCGGCAAGCCGCTGATGATCCACAATCGGGACGCCGACGCACAGGTGCTCGATGTTCTTCGTGGCGAAGGGCCCCCGGAGGCGGTGATCTTCCACTGTTTCTCCTCCGACGCCGAGATGGCGCGCACCTGCGTCGCGGCCGGGTGGTACCTGAGTCTGTCCGGCACGGTCAGCTTCAAGAACGCGACCGCGTTGCGCGAAGCGGCTGCGGTCATCCCCGATGACCAGCTACTGGTCGAGACCGACGCGCCGTTTCTGACCCCGCATCCCTACCGGGGCGCGCCGAACGAGCCATACTGCCTCCCGTACACCGTGCGGGCTCTCGCCGACATCATTGACGTTGCCGAAGAAAACCTCGCAAGAAAGACCACAGCAAACGCCCGTACGGTATATTCGTTGAATTCAACATCGGATTAG
- the metG gene encoding methionine--tRNA ligase, with product MNQPYYVTTAIAYPNGAPHVGHAYEYIASDAIARFKRLDGYDVRFLTGTDEHGLKMAQTAAAEGIPTADLARRNSDVFQDLQEKLDITFDRFIRTTDADHIEASKALWQRMTDAGDIYLDSYAGWYSVRDERFFTEDETEVLADGSRVATETGTAVTWTEEQTYFFRLSAYTDKLLAHYAAHPEFIGPEVRRNEVVSFVSGGLTDLSISRTTFDWGVPVPEHPDHVMYVWVDALTNYLTGVGFPDTESESYRRFWPADLHMIGKDIIRFHTVYWPAFLMSAGLELPKRVFAHGFLFHRGEKMSKSIGNTVDPLALVDAFGMDAVRFFLLREVPFGQDGAYSEDAIISRINTDLANELGNLAQRCLSMVAKNFDGVVPEPGEFSDEDSTLLTEADGLLAKSRAAYDQQSMHQSLEAIWLTLGATNRYFSAQEPWVLRKSEDPADQQRFAAVLYTTMEVVRIAALLLQPVMPTSAARLLELLGQSEDRRDFAAIGTRLTPGTALPTPTGVFPRYIAE from the coding sequence ATGAACCAGCCCTACTACGTGACCACCGCGATCGCCTATCCCAACGGCGCACCGCACGTCGGTCATGCCTATGAGTACATCGCCAGCGACGCGATCGCGCGCTTCAAGCGACTCGACGGCTACGACGTGCGCTTCCTGACCGGCACCGACGAACACGGCCTGAAGATGGCGCAGACGGCCGCCGCCGAGGGCATCCCCACCGCGGACCTCGCGCGCCGTAACTCTGATGTGTTCCAGGATCTGCAGGAGAAACTGGACATCACGTTCGACCGGTTCATCCGCACCACCGATGCCGACCACATCGAGGCGTCCAAAGCGCTCTGGCAGCGGATGACCGACGCCGGGGACATCTACCTGGATTCCTACGCCGGGTGGTACTCGGTGCGCGACGAGCGCTTCTTCACCGAGGACGAAACCGAAGTGCTGGCCGACGGCTCCCGGGTCGCCACCGAGACCGGCACAGCGGTCACCTGGACCGAGGAGCAGACGTATTTCTTCCGGCTGTCGGCGTACACCGACAAGCTGCTCGCCCATTACGCGGCGCACCCCGAGTTCATTGGGCCAGAGGTCCGGCGCAACGAGGTGGTCAGCTTCGTATCCGGCGGGTTGACCGACCTGTCCATCTCGCGGACCACGTTCGACTGGGGCGTGCCGGTACCGGAGCACCCTGACCACGTCATGTACGTCTGGGTGGACGCCCTGACCAACTACCTGACCGGTGTCGGTTTCCCCGACACCGAGTCCGAGTCCTACCGCCGGTTCTGGCCTGCCGATCTGCACATGATCGGCAAGGACATCATCCGGTTCCACACGGTGTACTGGCCGGCGTTCTTGATGTCAGCGGGTCTCGAGCTCCCCAAGCGGGTCTTCGCGCACGGCTTCCTGTTCCACCGCGGCGAGAAGATGAGCAAGTCCATCGGTAACACGGTCGACCCGCTGGCGCTGGTCGACGCATTCGGGATGGACGCTGTGCGGTTCTTCCTGCTCCGCGAGGTGCCCTTCGGCCAGGACGGCGCCTACAGCGAAGACGCCATCATCTCCAGGATCAACACCGACCTGGCCAATGAGCTGGGGAACCTGGCGCAGCGCTGCCTGTCGATGGTGGCCAAGAACTTCGACGGGGTGGTGCCCGAGCCCGGCGAGTTCAGCGACGAGGACTCCACACTGCTCACCGAGGCCGACGGGTTGCTGGCCAAGTCCAGGGCGGCGTACGACCAGCAGTCGATGCACCAGTCACTGGAAGCCATCTGGCTGACATTGGGGGCGACCAACCGGTACTTCTCCGCGCAGGAGCCGTGGGTGTTGCGCAAAAGCGAGGACCCGGCCGATCAGCAGCGCTTCGCCGCCGTGCTCTACACCACCATGGAGGTGGTGCGTATCGCCGCACTGCTGCTCCAGCCGGTGATGCCGACATCAGCGGCCCGGCTGCTCGAGCTGCTCGGTCAATCCGAGGACCGGCGCGACTTCGCCGCCATCGGCACGCGGCTGACACCGGGCACCGCTTTGCCCACGCCGACCGGAGTGTTCCCCCGCTATATCGCTGAGTGA
- a CDS encoding NAD(P)/FAD-dependent oxidoreductase translates to MSAQSVRIVVIGGGYAGVLAANRLAQAGEVTLVNPRDEFVERIRLHQLVVGNDDAVASYAGLLHPEVRLLVDGAERIDANLRRVRLTSGAELDYDYLVYAVGSTASAPAAVPGAAEFAYPLAEFEQATRLRRRLTDVPAQAPIVVVGGGLTGIEAAAEFAAAGRPVTMVTDILGPSLAPAGRRSVTKRLRELGVTVVDAARVIGVSAESVELSDGRHLPSAATVWTAGFAVPGLAAASGLSTDALGRLLVDETLTSVDDPRIVAAGDCASPSNVPLRMSCQAAIPMGAQAANTVLARIAGTDAAALSQAMTGQCISLGRTHGTIQLAHTDDTVRNLYIGGRTAGLIKEQVCRATLSFLGKEARKPGSYFWLKGGKRAEQLARAGQPVPVR, encoded by the coding sequence ATGAGCGCGCAGAGCGTACGCATCGTGGTGATCGGCGGCGGGTACGCCGGCGTCCTGGCAGCCAACCGGTTGGCCCAGGCGGGCGAGGTCACCCTGGTCAACCCACGCGACGAGTTCGTCGAACGGATCCGGCTGCACCAGTTGGTGGTCGGCAACGACGACGCCGTGGCGAGCTACGCCGGCCTCCTGCATCCGGAGGTGCGGCTACTGGTCGACGGCGCCGAGCGCATCGATGCGAACCTGCGTCGCGTGCGGTTGACCTCGGGTGCAGAGCTGGACTACGACTACCTGGTGTACGCGGTCGGCAGCACAGCTTCGGCGCCCGCAGCGGTGCCCGGTGCGGCTGAATTCGCCTACCCGCTGGCCGAATTCGAGCAGGCGACCCGACTGCGGCGCCGGCTGACCGACGTTCCGGCGCAGGCACCGATCGTCGTCGTCGGCGGCGGGCTGACCGGCATCGAGGCTGCGGCCGAATTCGCCGCGGCCGGACGGCCCGTCACCATGGTCACCGACATCCTCGGACCGTCCCTGGCTCCGGCGGGGCGGAGATCGGTGACCAAGCGACTGCGTGAGCTCGGTGTCACGGTCGTCGACGCCGCGAGGGTCATCGGCGTCAGCGCGGAGTCGGTCGAATTGTCCGATGGCCGTCACCTGCCCAGCGCGGCGACGGTCTGGACCGCCGGTTTCGCAGTGCCGGGCCTGGCCGCCGCCAGCGGGCTCAGCACCGATGCGTTGGGCCGACTGCTCGTCGATGAGACCCTGACCAGCGTGGACGATCCCCGGATCGTGGCCGCGGGTGATTGCGCGTCACCATCGAATGTGCCGCTGCGGATGAGCTGCCAGGCCGCCATACCCATGGGCGCCCAGGCCGCCAACACCGTCCTGGCGCGGATCGCCGGCACCGATGCGGCGGCCTTGTCGCAGGCGATGACCGGGCAGTGCATCAGCCTGGGCCGCACGCACGGCACCATTCAGCTGGCACACACCGACGACACGGTCCGCAACCTCTACATCGGCGGTCGGACGGCGGGTTTGATCAAGGAGCAGGTGTGCCGGGCCACGCTGAGCTTCCTGGGGAAAGAGGCACGTAAGCCCGGCTCGTATTTCTGGCTCAAGGGCGGCAAACGAGCCGAGCAGCTGGCCCGCGCCGGGCAGCCAGTGCCGGTGCGATGA
- a CDS encoding RNA polymerase sigma-70 factor has protein sequence MNEHAERFTSLRPLLFTIAYEILGTATESDDVLQESYLRWAEVDLTKVTDTKAYLAQLVTRQSLNALRAQSRRREEYVGPWLPEPLLLDSSGTDASADVVLAESVSMAMMVVLETLTPDERAVFVLREVFGFGHDEIASAVGKSATAVRQLAHRAREHVHARRKRFEPADQSQTAALTTQFFAAAATGDMEGLMAMLAPDVVWTADSDGKVSAARRPVTGASNVAKLILGLLRLAGDDGRVELASYNNTPALILYLGDHLEGVILLEFIGGRISHFYAMRNPEKLSTLFTRRQISR, from the coding sequence ATGAACGAACACGCCGAGCGGTTCACCAGCCTGCGGCCGCTGCTGTTCACCATCGCCTACGAAATCCTCGGCACTGCAACCGAATCCGATGACGTGCTACAGGAGAGTTATCTGCGCTGGGCCGAGGTCGATCTGACGAAGGTCACCGACACCAAGGCCTATCTCGCGCAGCTGGTGACCCGGCAGTCACTGAATGCGCTGCGGGCCCAGTCACGCCGGCGGGAGGAGTACGTCGGCCCCTGGTTGCCCGAGCCGCTCCTGCTCGACTCGTCGGGGACGGATGCCTCGGCCGATGTGGTGCTCGCGGAATCGGTGTCGATGGCCATGATGGTGGTGCTCGAGACGCTGACGCCGGATGAGCGGGCAGTGTTCGTGCTACGCGAGGTGTTCGGGTTCGGGCATGACGAGATCGCCTCGGCGGTAGGAAAATCGGCGACTGCGGTGCGTCAGTTGGCGCACCGCGCCCGCGAACACGTGCATGCTCGTCGGAAGCGGTTCGAACCCGCTGACCAGTCGCAGACCGCGGCGTTGACCACTCAGTTCTTCGCCGCCGCCGCTACCGGCGATATGGAGGGACTGATGGCGATGCTCGCGCCGGATGTGGTGTGGACCGCCGACAGCGACGGCAAGGTCAGTGCGGCGCGCCGGCCGGTGACCGGTGCGTCGAACGTCGCCAAGCTCATCCTGGGCCTGCTGCGGCTGGCCGGCGACGACGGCCGCGTTGAGCTCGCGAGCTACAACAACACCCCGGCACTGATCCTCTATCTGGGTGACCACCTCGAGGGCGTCATCCTGCTGGAGTTCATCGGCGGCAGGATCTCCCACTTCTATGCGATGCGAAATCCCGAGAAACTGAGCACTCTGTTCACTCGCCGGCAGATCAGCCGTTGA
- a CDS encoding aminodeoxychorismate synthase component I: protein MRIDRLGELDSFPVVLRSIAAATTRLGLAPPAALSGDWFGSCAVIAPTLRAEPVAPDDVFDTATGSGGETVGGGWIGYLSYPDLAADGAAPRIPAAAGGWTDCVLRRDRAGVWWFEDLTGAPMPDWLRTCLANSAPPGPWQIDWAAPDRAAHETAVLACLEAIAAGEVYQACVCTQFTGRITGEPLDFFADAVAHTAPARAAFLSGPWGAVASLSPEVFLRRCADTVTSSPIKGTLPLHADPALLRASVKDVAENVMIVDLVRNDLGRVAVTGTVAVPELLAVQPAPGVWHLVSTVTAQIPAGLPMRELLAATFPPASVTGTPKHRARQLLSHWETSGRGVYCGSVGLASPVAGTECNVAIRTVEFDTAGRAVLGVGGGITADSDPAEEWAECLHKAAPTVGLDLRGQSRDLSTAS, encoded by the coding sequence ATGCGTATCGACCGGCTGGGCGAGCTCGACAGCTTCCCGGTAGTGCTGCGCTCGATTGCCGCTGCCACCACCCGCCTCGGCCTGGCACCGCCGGCGGCACTGAGCGGTGACTGGTTCGGCTCTTGCGCGGTGATCGCCCCGACCCTGCGTGCCGAGCCCGTCGCGCCGGACGATGTGTTCGACACCGCGACCGGCTCGGGCGGCGAGACCGTGGGCGGCGGCTGGATCGGCTATCTGTCGTATCCGGACCTCGCTGCCGACGGCGCTGCGCCCCGGATCCCGGCGGCCGCCGGCGGGTGGACGGACTGCGTGTTGCGGCGCGATCGCGCGGGGGTGTGGTGGTTCGAAGACCTGACGGGTGCGCCGATGCCGGACTGGTTGCGCACCTGCCTGGCCAACTCGGCTCCGCCCGGACCTTGGCAGATCGACTGGGCCGCCCCGGATCGCGCCGCTCACGAAACTGCCGTGCTGGCCTGCCTGGAAGCGATCGCCGCCGGTGAGGTCTATCAGGCGTGCGTCTGCACCCAGTTCACCGGGCGGATCACCGGGGAGCCGCTGGACTTCTTCGCCGACGCGGTGGCCCACACCGCCCCGGCGCGGGCAGCCTTCCTCTCGGGGCCGTGGGGTGCGGTGGCGTCCCTGTCCCCCGAGGTGTTCCTGCGGCGGTGTGCGGACACGGTCACCTCGAGCCCGATCAAGGGCACGCTGCCACTGCACGCCGACCCGGCTCTGCTGCGGGCCTCGGTCAAGGACGTGGCAGAGAACGTGATGATCGTCGACCTGGTCCGCAATGATCTGGGGCGGGTCGCGGTGACCGGAACTGTCGCAGTGCCGGAGCTGTTGGCGGTGCAACCGGCTCCCGGCGTGTGGCACCTGGTGTCCACGGTCACCGCGCAGATCCCCGCCGGCTTGCCGATGCGGGAGCTGCTGGCAGCTACCTTCCCGCCGGCTTCGGTAACCGGGACGCCGAAACACCGTGCCCGCCAATTACTTTCGCACTGGGAAACGAGCGGACGCGGCGTGTACTGCGGGTCAGTCGGGCTGGCCTCCCCGGTGGCGGGCACCGAATGCAACGTCGCCATCCGCACCGTCGAGTTCGATACTGCGGGACGCGCCGTCCTCGGCGTCGGCGGAGGTATCACCGCTGATTCCGACCCGGCTGAGGAATGGGCCGAATGCCTGCACAAGGCCGCACCCACGGTGGGACTCGACCTGCGCGGTCAGTCCCGCGACTTGAGCACGGCGTCGTAG